A genomic window from Diceros bicornis minor isolate mBicDic1 chromosome 35, mDicBic1.mat.cur, whole genome shotgun sequence includes:
- the LOC131398341 gene encoding cell division control protein 42 homolog, which translates to MQTIKCVVVGDGAVGKTCLLISYTTNKFPSEYVPTVFDNYAVTVMIGGEPYTLGLFDTAGQEDYDRLRLLSYPQTDVFLVCFSVVSPSSFENVKEKWVPEITHHCPKTPFLLVGTQIDLRDDPSTIEKLAKNKQKPITPETAEKLARDLKAVKYVECSALTQKGLKNVFDGAILAALEPPEAKKSRRCVLL; encoded by the coding sequence ATGCAGACAATTAAGTGCGTTGTTGTGGGTGATGGTGCCGTTGGTAAAACATGTCTCCTGATATCCTACACAACAAATAAATTTCCATCTGAGTATGTACCAACTGTTTTTGACAACTATGCTGTCACAGTTATGATTGGTGGAGAGCCATATACTCTTGGACTTTTTGATACTGCAGGGCAAGAGGATTATGACAGATTACGACTGCTGAGTTATCCACAAACAGATGTATTTCTAGTCTGTTTTTCAGTGGTCTCTCCATCCTCATtcgaaaatgtgaaagaaaagtgGGTGCCTGAGATAACTCACCACTGTCCAAAGACTCCTTTCTTGCTTGTTGGGACCCAAATTGATCTCAGAGATGACCCCTCTACTATTGAGAAACTTGCCAAGAACAAACAGAAGCCTATCACTCCAGAGACTGCTGAAAAGCTGGCCCGTGACCTGAAGGCTGTCAAGTATGTGGAGTGTTCTGCACTCACGCAGAAAGGCCTAAAGAATGTATTTGATGGAGCAATATTGGctgccctggagcctccagaagcgAAGAAGAGCCGCAGGTgtgtgctgctatga